From the genome of Papaver somniferum cultivar HN1 chromosome 2, ASM357369v1, whole genome shotgun sequence, one region includes:
- the LOC113350580 gene encoding uncharacterized protein LOC113350580: MREMIGGELHRSTKTRFATQYYTLESLAKYKTHLQIMFVNDKWLKMRFAKETMGINVLKIVTSSTFWEDVDYSCRVLKPLVKVVRLVDIERKPTMPCFYEAMRIAREKLEENFSQDDSTWAVIKAIFDKRWKNNFNHALHCAAYYLNPSIFYKVPAHLMDNDLKYIEIKRGLHTAMQRLIPNEEDLEKATTELRDYSDANGILGTPVCKKRRYKDQPHDWWITYGGIDTPNLQKFAIRVLSLTCSASPCERNWSTFQNLHSKKRNRIKQQKLNDSVFIQYNKKLERRYKEISEYNDDPKAHDPIFLDERDDNDEWLALENLDDLVVQGDNVILDDLQDIVGEKGMPVVGKSACISRRKSTYPTDSEYSGYDTDDLMLDSNYGLLGGDDGATEDYDIYDESNDFD; the protein is encoded by the exons ATGAGGGAGATGATCGGTGGTGAATTACATAGGTCTACAAAGACTAGATTTGCAACTCAGTACTACACACTAGAAAGTCTTGCAAAGTATAAAACCcatttgcaaataatgtttgtgaatgataagtGGTTGAAAATGAGGTTTGCAAAAGAAACTATGGGAATTAATGTACTTAAAATTGTCACAAGCAGTACATTTTGGGAAGATGTTGATTATTCTTGTAGAGTGCTAAAGCCTTTGGTTAAGGTTGTAAGGTTAGTGGATATCGAGCGCAAACCTACAATGCCTTGTTTTTATGAAGCAATGAGGATAGCAAGGGAGAAACTCgaggagaatttcagtcaagatgatagTACTTGGGCTGTAATTAAGGCTATCTTTGAtaaaagatggaagaataactTCAATCATGCTCTACATTGTGCTGCATATTATTTAAATCCTTCCATATTCTACAAAGTCCCTGCTCATCTAATGGATAATGATCTTAAGTACATAGAAATCAAAAGGGGACTTCATACAGCAATGCAAAGGCTTATTCCCAATGAAGAAGATCTTGAGAAAGCTACAACTGAATTGAGAGACTACAGTGATGCTAACGGGATCTTGGGAACTCCGGTTTGCAAAAAaagaagatataaagatcaacCTC ATGATTGGTGGATTACATATGGAGGAATCGATACCCCAAACCTACAAAAATTTGCAATAAGGGTATTGAGTCTTACTTGTTCTGCTTCCCCGTGTGAGCGAAACTGGAGCACATTTCAGAAT TTGCATTCAAAGAAGCGAAATCGCATAAAGCAACAAAAATTGAATGATAGCGTCTTTATTCAATACAACAAGAAATTGGAACGTCGATACAAAGAAATCAGTGAATATAATGATGATCCGAAAGCTCATGATCCCATTTTTCTGGATGAGCGTGATGACAATGATGAATGGTTGGCTTTAGAGAATTTGGATGACTTGGTTGTACAAGGAGATAATGTTATtttggatgatttgcaagatattGTTGGTGAAAAAGGTATGCCAGTTGTTGGTAAAAGTGCTTGTATCTCCCGACGCAAATCTACTTATCCAACTGACTCTGAATATAGTGGATATGATACTGATGACTTGATGTTGGACTCTAATTATGGACTACTTGGTGGAGATGATGGAGCTACGGAAGATTATGATATCTATGATGAATcgaatgattttgattaa
- the LOC113350578 gene encoding uncharacterized protein LOC113350578: MTNIADNTILSVYCIYRIGRYYRHKNRFAISGFPYRSVSDTADRIVGDGSAKAGAKRKKVERTERSGELKSSTGISEPVVELENLDHYKTKCIELSVELEKKELELEKIKVEKKVELEKKELELEKMIVELEKKKVEKVPNVYDVEEGKDWGCLEERASQHGSSSQKLSGEPEDSNNFVYSKTSLDDPMDYKDEMEWISEHELLSSFEEDPELCMKAVCALYRQKISEAEISAGLYYHSDILSDSALACSMRKNSWTTLAKFIMGEDCKGDVQKSVKELETLDPKAVNDCKRLARRYSIHIFDIYQNGKDPFFHPARTASHGEQTAK, from the exons ATGACAAATATCGCCGATAATACGATATTATCGGTGTACTGTATTTACCGTATCGGACGGTATTATCGGCACAAAAATCGTTTTGCGATATCGGGATTTCCGTATCGCTCAGTGTCCGATACCG CTGATAGGATTGTAGGGGATGGTTCTGCCAAAGCTGGGGCAAAGAGGAAGAAAGTCGAAAGAACGGAAAGGTCTGGAGAACTGAAATCATCAACAGGAATTAGTGAACCTGTGGTTGAATTGGAGAATCTGGACCATTATAAGACTAAGTGTATTGAATTGTCTGTGGAGCTGGAGAAGAAGGAATTGGAGCTTGAGAAGATAAAAGTGGAGAAGAAAGTTGAGCTCGAGAAGAAGGAATTGGAGCTCGAGAAAATGATAGTGGAGcttgagaagaagaaagttga AAAGGTGCCGAATGTATATGACGTCGAAGAAGGGAAGGATTGGGGCTGTTTGGAAGAGAGAGCATCTCAACATGGATCATCATCTCAAAAACTGTCTGGCGAGCCAGAAGATTCTAATAATTTTGTTTATTCAAAAACTTCTCTTGATGACCCTATGGATTACAAAGACGAAATGGAATGGATATCTGAGCATGAATTGCTTTCTTCATTTGAAGAGGATCCTGAGCTCTGTATGAAAGCTGTTTGTGCTCTCTATCGACAGAAAATATCCGAGGCTGAAATATCAGCGGGGTTGTACTATCACAGTGACATACTCAG TGACAGTGCATTGGCCTGTTCAATGCGCAAGAATTC GTGGACTACTTTGGCCAAGTTTATAATGGGTGAGGACTGCAAAGGTGACGTACAGAAGTCTGTGAAAGAGTTGGAGACATTGGATCCTAAAGCGGTTAACGACTGCAAGAGGCTGGCTAGAAGATACTCGATTCATATATTTGATATCTACCAAAACGGAAAAGATCCTTTTTTCCATCCAGCTAGAACTGCCAGCCATGGAGAACAAACTGCTAAGTGA
- the LOC113350579 gene encoding uncharacterized protein LOC113350579 — MDSSNASNSNTANTTCDLLPSSSATQTKDPAWEWGERQDLANQNIITCLLCKKLIRGGGITRLKEHLLHIKGNVSSCPNVSIDIMNKVGLVNSVKRTKKAHKDNIDLAYRRANNSDEASDADTDVEEQEVEIDGNMGSRGAGAGASAGVGASQLVSQNQTKRKRISQSNSRGPIDLYMKTDHKKTQQATLERDSAVKEKLMKTAWKCISAWMTENSVSFNTVRCPSFKEMIYAIGDYGKAMPPPSYHQIRTNLFKDRLVEMKKFVDTFREHWKRFGCSIMSDGWTDGKKRHLINFLVNCPKGTVFLKSVDASNRTNDADFIRGLVKEVINDVGEENIVQFITDNGSNFKKAGKDLMLEYPICFGLLVVLIVFS, encoded by the exons ATGGATTCTTCTAATGCATCAAATTCAAATACGGCAAACACTACCTGTGATTTATTGCCCTCTTCTTCGGCTACTCAAACTAAAGATCCAGCATGGGAATGGGGTGAACGCCAAGACCTAGCAAATCAAAATATAATTACTTGTTTGTTATGTAAGAAATTAATTCGTGGTGGTGGAATTACTAGGCTTAAGGAGCATCTTTTACATATTAAAGGGAATGTTTCTTCATGTCCAAATGTGTCCATTGATATTATGAACAAAGTTGGTCTGGTGAATTCTGTAAAGAGGACCAAAAAAGCTCATAAGGATAACATTGATTTAGCGTATCGGCGTGCAAACAACTCAGATGAAGCCTCTGATGCTGATACCGATGttgaagaacaagaagttgaAATTGATGGCAATATGGGCAGTCgtggtgctggtgctggtgctaGTGCTGGTGTGGGTGCTAGTCAACTAGTTTCTCAGAATCAGACAAAGAGAAAGAGGATAAGCCAAAGTAATAGTAGAGGTCCAATTGATTTATATATGAAGACAGACCACAAAAAAACTCAACAGGCCACTCTTGAAAGAGACTCAGCTGTGAAAGAGAAGTTAATGAAGACTGCATGGAAATGCATTTCAGCTTGGATGACTGAGAATTCAGTATCATTTAACACTGTTCGTTGCCCAAGTTTCAAAGAAATGATATATGCAATAGGCGACTATGGGAAAG CTATGCCCCCACCATCTTACCATCAGATTCGTACGAATCTTTTCAAGGACCGGTTAGTAGAAATGAAGAAATTTGTTGATACATTTAGGGAACATTGGAAGAGGTTTGGATGTTCTATCATGTCTGATGGCTGGACAGATGGGAAAAAGCGACATCTTATTAACTTTTTGGTGAATTGTCCGAAAGGGACAGTTTTTTTGAAGTCTGTGGATGCGTCAAACAGAACCAATGATGCTGATTTTATACGTGGGCTTGTAAAGGAGGTAATTAACGATGTTGGGGAAGAAAATATAGTTCAGTTCATTACCGATAATGGTTCAAATTTTAAAAAGGCAGGGAAAGATTTAATGCTTGAATACCCAATATGTTTTGGACTCCTTGTGGTGCTCATTGTGTTCAGTTGA